A part of Limihaloglobus sulfuriphilus genomic DNA contains:
- a CDS encoding ABC transporter ATP-binding protein, whose amino-acid sequence MLSEGIDVRDISFAYRQQEKIINELTCFIKQGMFFAIAGPNGAGKSTFLNLLFGALRPISGSIKLNGREVSSYKSKDFARLIAVVRQQFVPAFGFSVYETVMMARTPFFNVLGFEGENDKYLVNHALELTETAHLKDRELDQISGGERQRVFIARAIAQDTPILVLDEPTSSLDLKHQVAIYDLLKKMQIEQGKTVIIVTHNINLAAQYCDMAMLLSSGSFHIESPEDIYKKNLISTVFGIDGTSLEVEGRRVFIPRGNYTNPVR is encoded by the coding sequence ATGCTGAGCGAAGGTATAGATGTAAGAGATATCTCCTTTGCATACAGACAGCAGGAGAAAATTATAAATGAGCTTACATGCTTTATAAAACAGGGTATGTTTTTTGCCATTGCCGGGCCAAACGGTGCGGGCAAATCGACATTTTTAAACCTGCTTTTTGGCGCTTTAAGGCCGATATCAGGCAGTATAAAACTCAACGGCAGAGAAGTCAGCTCATACAAATCAAAAGATTTTGCCAGATTGATAGCGGTAGTCCGGCAGCAGTTTGTTCCGGCGTTTGGTTTTTCTGTTTATGAAACGGTTATGATGGCCCGGACACCCTTTTTCAATGTTTTAGGCTTTGAGGGTGAAAATGATAAGTATCTGGTTAATCACGCTTTGGAACTTACAGAAACGGCTCATCTAAAAGACAGAGAGCTTGACCAGATCAGCGGCGGAGAGAGACAGCGGGTCTTTATCGCACGGGCAATCGCACAGGATACTCCGATACTGGTTCTTGATGAGCCTACAAGCAGTCTTGACCTGAAACATCAGGTTGCGATTTATGACCTCCTGAAAAAAATGCAGATTGAGCAGGGTAAGACGGTCATCATTGTTACTCACAACATAAATCTTGCCGCCCAGTACTGTGATATGGCGATGCTGCTGAGCAGCGGCAGCTTTCACATTGAATCTCCAGAGGATATATACAAAAAAAATCTGATTTCCACGGTTTTTGGTATAGATGGGACAAGTCTTGAGGTCGAGGGCCGCCGCGTTTTTATACCGCGGGGTAATTACACAAATCCTGTCCGCTAA
- a CDS encoding FecCD family ABC transporter permease, which yields MSSLKTDILAVRLAAGIGLLAVTVWLCVCFGTEFYSPARVFSVLVQSPEARDVSHDIIFRIRLPRVLLAALVGASLAAAGVVLQAILRNPLADPFILGISSGAGLGATLAAFLGFNFAIAGISSLGISAFIGSLFSVWLVWAVGAAAGRKQVTNLLLTGVVINAFFSAIIMFLVSISESRQVYGTMLWLMGNISEVPFSTLMAGFSALAAALIILQYISPRLNVMSFGAGDAETIGVNVKNVRLIAFAVTGVLTSAAVSLSGLIGFAGLIVPHAVRLVFGPDHRQLIPLSAICGAIFLMIADTFARTLVSPSQIPVGVITAILGGPVFIALLIRYSRKVTLSC from the coding sequence ATGTCATCACTTAAAACAGACATTTTGGCGGTTCGCCTTGCAGCGGGCATTGGTTTGCTGGCAGTTACTGTATGGCTGTGCGTATGTTTCGGTACGGAGTTTTATTCTCCGGCCAGGGTGTTTTCTGTGCTTGTTCAAAGCCCTGAAGCCCGTGATGTCTCTCATGACATCATATTCAGAATACGCTTACCTCGTGTTCTTCTGGCGGCCCTTGTCGGCGCATCACTTGCCGCTGCCGGAGTAGTTCTCCAGGCCATACTGCGTAACCCTCTTGCTGATCCGTTTATACTCGGCATCTCCAGCGGGGCGGGCCTTGGGGCGACACTGGCAGCCTTTCTTGGGTTTAATTTTGCCATTGCGGGTATCAGCAGTCTGGGAATATCCGCTTTTATCGGGTCATTATTTTCCGTATGGTTAGTATGGGCAGTAGGAGCGGCTGCCGGCAGGAAGCAGGTTACGAACCTGCTGTTGACAGGCGTTGTAATAAATGCTTTTTTCTCTGCGATAATAATGTTTCTTGTGTCTATATCCGAGAGCCGGCAGGTTTACGGAACGATGCTCTGGCTGATGGGCAACATCTCAGAAGTTCCGTTTTCGACACTAATGGCAGGTTTTTCAGCTCTGGCGGCGGCTCTGATTATACTCCAGTATATCAGCCCGCGTCTGAATGTTATGAGTTTTGGTGCCGGCGATGCGGAAACTATCGGCGTAAACGTTAAAAATGTCCGGCTGATTGCTTTTGCCGTTACTGGTGTTTTAACCTCCGCGGCGGTTAGCCTTAGCGGCCTTATCGGTTTTGCGGGTCTGATTGTGCCCCATGCAGTAAGACTTGTGTTTGGCCCCGACCACCGCCAGCTTATCCCCCTTAGTGCGATCTGCGGGGCAATTTTTCTCATGATTGCGGATACTTTTGCCCGTACTCTTGTATCGCCGTCACAGATACCGGTAGGGGTTATAACCGCGATTCTGGGTGGGCCGGTGTTTATAGCCCTTCTGATTCGTTACTCCAGAAAGGTTACACTCTCATGCTGA
- a CDS encoding ABC transporter substrate-binding protein yields the protein MKGLVCLSLAAALLCLFSGCDKGESDIQGQIQTPEKGSLRIVSLAPSITEILFQLDLGGSIVGVTTNCDYPEQARLITKIGSLHPDIETLVRLKPTHIFAIESMLNESLKQRLEALELKCTVVKINTIEQITDSMVTIAAACGIAEKGVKLAAELESEIDRYKSASKSLMPKKTLVIVQPRPIVAVGENTFISELVRYAGGSITGVGGLGKYPQLNSESLLAIEPEVIIITDNPYTTEQKEEILEVITRWESIPAVKSGDIYFLNSDIISRPGPRSAKAVALLARAIHPEFNWDNLE from the coding sequence ATGAAAGGTTTGGTTTGTTTGTCTTTGGCGGCTGCTTTGCTTTGTTTATTCTCCGGCTGCGATAAAGGTGAATCTGATATACAGGGACAAATCCAGACTCCTGAAAAAGGCTCGCTTAGAATTGTTTCGCTGGCACCAAGTATAACAGAGATACTTTTTCAACTGGATCTGGGCGGCAGTATTGTCGGCGTAACAACCAACTGCGATTACCCTGAACAGGCAAGGCTCATAACAAAAATCGGGTCCTTGCATCCGGATATAGAAACACTGGTCCGGCTTAAGCCTACCCATATATTTGCCATTGAATCTATGCTTAACGAGTCTCTGAAACAGAGGCTGGAGGCACTTGAGCTAAAGTGCACCGTAGTAAAGATTAACACAATAGAGCAGATAACGGATTCAATGGTTACAATCGCCGCGGCTTGCGGCATAGCCGAAAAGGGCGTTAAACTGGCAGCAGAGCTTGAATCTGAGATTGACAGGTATAAGTCAGCGTCTAAGTCTCTGATGCCAAAGAAAACTTTGGTCATTGTTCAGCCAAGACCTATTGTGGCAGTTGGAGAAAATACTTTCATATCGGAGCTTGTCCGCTACGCCGGCGGCAGTATTACAGGAGTGGGCGGGCTTGGTAAATACCCACAGCTCAACTCGGAATCGCTTCTGGCGATTGAGCCCGAAGTAATCATAATAACTGATAATCCCTACACAACTGAGCAAAAGGAAGAGATACTAGAAGTCATTACCCGCTGGGAAAGCATACCCGCGGTCAAGAGCGGGGATATTTATTTTTTAAACTCTGACATAATTTCACGCCCGGGCCCGCGGTCTGCAAAGGCTGTAGCTCTTCTGGCCCGTGCAATACATCCCGAATTTAATTGGGACAATCTTGAATAG
- the mutL gene encoding DNA mismatch repair endonuclease MutL, translated as MAKIAVLDKNMINMIAAGEVIERPANIVKELMENSIDAGASRIAVSVEDGGKRLIQVTDDGGGIEPEDIETAFEPHATSKLRTMDELLGISSMGFRGEALASISSVARVKIKSRERDSISAYSMEIDCGDKGAVTPVSGDYGTTLEVRDLFYKLPARRKFLKTVNTEMGHISEQFTRIALANCGIEMKLSHNGRLLYHLLAGDDVVSRISVLLTKDIAQGLVPVLSEEKDLTIAAYLGHPSISRTTNKFQYTFLNGRYIRDRFITHSLKEAYRGLTEPNRFPVAFIFLQMPYDMYDVNVHPTKIEVRFDNPNLVHSQLLGVIREKLMSLDLDVEAGSGESLTASEFAGGLSPEMSGRQQRVKDALADFFKTGSKPATQRNFNFTGDGKSSRLPSSPPKDFSVGDTPNRLSSGSGDFPNQGPRESGLGFSQFYDGPVQVNNTYILLPTGDGFMVIDQHALHERIIFQKLSELITGENSRPLQKQRFLVPETLDVTASQLERVNQNSGLFDKLGIEIEEFGPSTIAIHSFPMILEKVSPAEFVSDLLDMLITRPVAPDDAELLQDILEMAACKAAVKANQRLSRDEMEDLVAQKGLIESSSRCPHGRPTVLKFSIDELEKQFKRRGF; from the coding sequence ATGGCAAAAATAGCTGTACTTGACAAAAATATGATCAATATGATCGCCGCCGGCGAGGTTATCGAAAGACCGGCAAATATTGTTAAGGAGCTAATGGAAAACAGTATTGATGCCGGCGCATCCCGTATCGCGGTCAGTGTAGAGGACGGCGGCAAGCGGCTTATACAGGTTACCGACGACGGCGGCGGAATAGAACCGGAAGATATAGAGACGGCTTTCGAGCCTCATGCGACAAGTAAACTTCGGACCATGGACGAGCTGCTGGGGATATCGTCGATGGGTTTCCGCGGCGAGGCCCTGGCGAGCATATCTTCTGTTGCCAGGGTAAAAATAAAAAGCCGCGAACGCGACAGTATCAGCGCTTATTCAATGGAGATTGACTGCGGAGATAAAGGAGCCGTAACGCCGGTAAGCGGCGATTACGGCACGACTCTGGAAGTTCGCGACCTGTTTTATAAACTGCCTGCAAGGCGGAAATTTCTCAAAACTGTAAATACGGAAATGGGACATATTTCTGAGCAGTTCACGCGTATTGCTCTGGCAAACTGCGGCATAGAAATGAAGCTCTCCCATAATGGCAGACTGCTGTATCACCTTCTCGCGGGAGATGATGTTGTTTCACGTATTTCTGTGCTTTTGACAAAGGATATCGCACAGGGGCTCGTACCGGTTCTCAGCGAAGAGAAGGATTTGACTATAGCCGCTTATCTTGGCCATCCGTCTATATCACGAACAACGAATAAATTTCAATACACCTTCCTCAACGGCAGATACATACGTGACAGATTTATAACCCATTCTTTAAAAGAGGCTTACCGTGGCCTGACAGAGCCCAACAGGTTCCCCGTGGCGTTTATTTTTCTTCAAATGCCGTATGATATGTACGATGTGAATGTCCACCCGACAAAAATAGAAGTAAGGTTTGACAATCCCAACCTTGTCCACTCGCAACTGCTCGGTGTCATAAGGGAAAAACTCATGAGCCTCGACCTCGATGTAGAAGCAGGCAGCGGCGAATCTCTGACGGCGAGTGAATTCGCCGGCGGTTTGTCTCCTGAGATGTCGGGGCGTCAGCAGAGGGTCAAAGATGCTCTCGCTGATTTTTTTAAGACCGGCTCGAAACCCGCAACTCAACGGAATTTTAATTTTACGGGAGACGGCAAAAGCTCAAGACTTCCTTCTTCGCCGCCTAAGGATTTTTCTGTCGGAGACACGCCCAACCGCCTCAGCAGCGGCAGCGGTGATTTTCCAAATCAAGGCCCCCGGGAAAGCGGGCTTGGTTTTTCACAGTTTTATGATGGGCCTGTACAGGTGAATAATACATATATACTTTTGCCTACCGGTGATGGGTTTATGGTTATTGACCAGCACGCACTGCATGAGAGGATTATTTTTCAAAAACTCTCTGAGCTGATAACGGGAGAGAATTCGCGGCCTCTCCAGAAGCAGAGATTTCTGGTACCTGAGACTCTGGATGTAACAGCGAGCCAGCTTGAGAGGGTTAATCAGAATTCCGGGCTTTTTGATAAACTTGGAATTGAGATAGAAGAGTTCGGCCCGTCAACCATCGCGATTCACAGTTTTCCAATGATTCTTGAGAAGGTTTCGCCGGCGGAATTTGTCAGCGATCTTCTGGATATGCTTATTACCAGACCTGTTGCGCCTGATGATGCGGAGCTTCTGCAGGATATTTTGGAGATGGCGGCGTGCAAGGCGGCGGTGAAGGCGAATCAGCGGCTTTCACGTGATGAGATGGAAGACCTTGTGGCGCAGAAAGGACTTATAGAGTCCTCCAGCAGATGCCCCCACGGCAGGCCTACCGTGCTGAAATTTTCGATAGACGAGCTTGAAAAGCAGTTTAAACGCAGGGGCTTCTGA
- the gpmI gene encoding 2,3-bisphosphoglycerate-independent phosphoglycerate mutase → MRKKPYVMIIRDGWGHNPNPADDKFNAIKVADTPADDMLMSEYPNTLIHTSGEDVGLPEGTMGNSEVGHQNIGAGRIVYQESVRLTLAIRDGSFFENETLLKAVENAKANGGKLHLMGLCSDIGVHSLLGHLYGLLELAKRNGLSEVYLHALTDGRDSPPTSGADYLQQIEAKMAQIGVGKIASIQGRFYGMDRDNRWERVVQAYENITRGNGGKAGSAAEAMKASYEKGETDEFVKPLCITDESGKPVALVEDGDSVIFFNFRGDRPREITRAFVDDDFNNFDRGKKLDITYVCMTEYDRTINAPVAFPKPAKMKNIFGEYTGDLGLRQFRCAETEKYAHVTFFFNDYREEPFPGEDRQIIPSPKVETYDLKPEMSAHEVCDTVLEHIDSGKYDIIVTNFANPDMVGHTGILEAAVKACHTVDLCVGRILDKVKELGGAALVLADHGNSEKMADGSADVPFTAHTTGDVPLVVFDEDFKNCKLRGGGRLADVVPTFLDMMGLEKPEEMTGESLIIR, encoded by the coding sequence CTGCGTAAAAAACCTTATGTAATGATAATTCGTGACGGCTGGGGCCATAATCCCAATCCTGCCGATGATAAGTTTAATGCAATCAAAGTGGCTGATACTCCGGCAGATGATATGCTGATGAGTGAATATCCCAACACCCTAATCCACACAAGTGGCGAAGATGTGGGGTTGCCCGAGGGTACCATGGGCAACAGCGAGGTCGGCCACCAGAACATAGGTGCCGGCAGGATTGTATATCAGGAGTCGGTTCGTTTGACGCTTGCGATCCGGGACGGTTCATTTTTCGAGAATGAGACACTGCTCAAAGCGGTTGAAAATGCCAAAGCCAACGGCGGCAAGCTCCACCTGATGGGGCTGTGCAGTGATATTGGCGTGCATTCTCTGCTGGGGCATCTCTACGGTTTGCTTGAGCTGGCCAAACGTAACGGATTGTCCGAGGTTTACTTACACGCTTTGACTGACGGCCGCGACAGCCCGCCCACAAGCGGTGCGGATTATCTGCAGCAGATAGAAGCAAAGATGGCTCAAATTGGTGTGGGTAAAATTGCAAGTATTCAGGGCCGTTTTTACGGCATGGACCGCGATAACCGCTGGGAACGCGTTGTTCAGGCGTATGAAAATATCACTCGGGGCAACGGCGGCAAAGCCGGCAGCGCCGCTGAAGCTATGAAAGCAAGCTACGAGAAGGGCGAGACCGACGAGTTTGTTAAACCGCTCTGCATTACCGATGAGAGCGGCAAACCGGTAGCGCTGGTAGAAGACGGCGACTCTGTTATTTTCTTCAATTTCAGGGGCGACAGGCCGCGGGAGATAACACGGGCTTTTGTCGATGATGACTTCAATAATTTTGACCGCGGCAAAAAGCTGGACATAACGTATGTCTGCATGACAGAATACGATAGAACTATAAACGCTCCGGTTGCTTTTCCCAAGCCCGCGAAGATGAAGAACATTTTCGGTGAATATACAGGCGATCTTGGGCTTAGACAGTTCAGGTGTGCCGAGACAGAAAAGTACGCCCATGTAACGTTTTTCTTTAACGATTACCGCGAAGAGCCGTTCCCGGGCGAGGACAGGCAGATTATCCCGTCTCCAAAGGTTGAGACGTACGATTTGAAGCCGGAAATGAGCGCTCATGAGGTATGCGATACTGTTCTTGAACATATTGACAGCGGGAAATATGATATTATCGTAACCAACTTTGCCAACCCTGATATGGTCGGCCATACCGGCATTCTGGAAGCGGCGGTTAAAGCCTGTCATACGGTTGATTTATGCGTCGGCAGGATACTTGACAAGGTCAAAGAGCTTGGCGGCGCGGCGTTAGTGCTGGCAGACCACGGCAATTCGGAGAAAATGGCAGACGGCTCGGCTGATGTCCCGTTCACCGCTCATACTACCGGAGATGTGCCGCTGGTTGTCTTTGATGAGGATTTCAAGAACTGTAAACTTCGCGGCGGCGGCAGGCTTGCCGATGTTGTCCCGACTTTTCTCGATATGATGGGCCTGGAAAAACCCGAGGAGATGACCGGCGAGAGTCTGATAATCAGATAA
- a CDS encoding arylsulfatase, whose amino-acid sequence MNRRDFIRNSLAGIGIFAAGCGGNKIFSTGKPTKDAPNILIINIDDMGYGDMSCHGNPVLNTANLDKLHAESVRFTQFHAAPMCTPTRGQLLTGIDALRNGSRWVGTEAVHLRTDLPVMPEIYSDAGYATGIFGKWHIGDNYPLRPQDRGFDEVLTFPQQEVGTVNDYWDNDYFDDVYEHNGERKQYKGFCTDVWFEQAIKWMDKTSAAGKPFLCMIPTNVVHGPYFSPQIYRDMADRPNQPKDVQTFYGNMINLDINIGKAIDFLESKGLRENTIVVFMTDNGVTMGYGTYNAGMRGMKTQLWEGGHRVPLFISWPKAGLPKGKDIHELAQVQDVLPTLLDFCDVDFPMQTLDGTSLAGQIRGEKEMPDRVLVVQMQRRIPITKYDACIMWGPWRLLNAIDIDPHEKPDKREMYKKRRQNMEQVYLELYNVEDDPHQDNNVYDKHPEVVAKMKAAYEKWWQGVQPDINKMTHVIIGNDAENPSMIACTSWATTYFTQKSAILEGRKSNGYWNLIADQSGQYDFELCRWPKETNAALQDKVDVKYTDTFPYGPGKEGTALPIAKARIQVNDIDRTIDVNKGDKAAKFTCRLNKGPVRLKTWFYDKNGNELCGAYYVYVTRR is encoded by the coding sequence ATGAACAGACGCGATTTTATCAGGAACTCATTGGCCGGCATCGGCATCTTTGCAGCCGGATGCGGCGGAAATAAAATATTTTCAACCGGTAAACCAACAAAAGACGCGCCAAATATACTTATCATAAACATAGACGACATGGGCTATGGTGATATGTCCTGCCACGGCAATCCCGTGCTCAATACAGCCAACCTTGACAAACTCCACGCGGAAAGCGTCCGTTTTACACAGTTTCACGCGGCTCCGATGTGCACACCAACTCGCGGCCAGCTTCTCACCGGCATTGATGCTCTGAGAAACGGCAGCCGCTGGGTCGGCACAGAAGCTGTCCATCTTCGCACAGACCTGCCGGTTATGCCTGAAATATACAGTGATGCCGGCTATGCAACGGGGATTTTCGGCAAATGGCATATCGGCGATAACTACCCGCTAAGGCCGCAGGACCGCGGCTTTGATGAAGTTCTCACATTCCCCCAGCAGGAAGTGGGAACAGTAAACGATTACTGGGATAATGACTACTTTGACGACGTTTACGAGCATAACGGAGAAAGAAAACAATACAAAGGCTTCTGCACGGACGTTTGGTTTGAGCAGGCGATCAAATGGATGGACAAAACATCCGCCGCCGGCAAACCGTTTTTGTGCATGATACCTACAAACGTCGTTCACGGGCCGTATTTCAGCCCGCAGATATACCGCGACATGGCCGACAGGCCTAACCAGCCAAAAGATGTCCAGACTTTCTATGGTAACATGATCAACCTTGATATCAACATAGGAAAAGCTATTGATTTCCTCGAATCCAAAGGCCTCCGCGAAAACACAATAGTTGTCTTCATGACAGACAACGGTGTAACAATGGGTTACGGTACATATAACGCAGGCATGAGAGGCATGAAAACACAGCTCTGGGAAGGCGGACACAGGGTGCCTCTGTTTATTAGCTGGCCAAAAGCCGGCCTGCCCAAAGGCAAAGATATACACGAGCTGGCACAAGTCCAGGATGTTTTGCCGACACTGCTGGATTTCTGTGATGTTGATTTTCCAATGCAGACACTTGACGGAACCAGCCTGGCCGGCCAGATTCGCGGCGAAAAAGAAATGCCCGACCGTGTTCTGGTTGTTCAGATGCAGCGGCGGATTCCAATAACAAAATACGATGCCTGCATTATGTGGGGGCCGTGGCGGCTGCTCAACGCGATAGATATTGACCCCCATGAAAAACCTGATAAGCGGGAAATGTACAAAAAACGCCGACAGAACATGGAACAGGTATATCTTGAGCTCTACAACGTGGAAGACGACCCGCATCAGGACAACAATGTCTATGACAAACACCCCGAAGTTGTCGCTAAAATGAAAGCAGCTTACGAAAAATGGTGGCAGGGTGTACAGCCCGATATAAACAAGATGACCCATGTTATAATCGGTAATGATGCTGAAAACCCGTCAATGATCGCCTGCACATCGTGGGCAACTACCTACTTTACCCAGAAAAGTGCGATTTTAGAGGGTAGAAAATCAAACGGCTACTGGAACCTGATAGCGGATCAAAGCGGCCAATACGATTTTGAGCTGTGCAGATGGCCCAAAGAAACAAACGCTGCCCTGCAGGACAAGGTTGACGTTAAATATACAGACACATTCCCTTACGGCCCGGGCAAAGAAGGTACCGCCCTGCCGATTGCAAAGGCGAGAATACAGGTCAACGATATTGACCGAACAATTGATGTCAACAAGGGCGATAAGGCCGCGAAATTTACATGCAGGCTGAACAAAGGCCCTGTAAGGCTGAAAACATGGTTCTACGACAAAAACGGCAATGAGCTCTGCGGAGCCTATTATGTGTATGTTACACGCAGATAG
- a CDS encoding HAD family hydrolase → MKDSKTDIEAVIFDLGRVLVDIDTSRGIFRFFSELLAGDDGLLMHKLMHHKVIREYNTGRLTPNEFYKKVRGEFSLDLDFETFSGLWCDIFLPMPGMEGLVYDLKNKTALGLLSDTDPLHWNHLRSTYPHVAAIDKPTLSYEIGFGKPEKQCYLAAAANVGKPPEKCLFIDDLPANVEGAIATGMKSVQFQSAEQIRCVLEDYRIL, encoded by the coding sequence ATGAAAGACAGCAAAACAGACATTGAGGCGGTTATTTTTGACCTTGGCAGGGTGCTGGTAGATATCGATACCAGCCGTGGGATATTTCGTTTTTTCAGTGAACTGCTCGCCGGCGATGACGGGCTCTTGATGCATAAACTTATGCACCATAAAGTTATAAGGGAATATAATACAGGCCGGCTTACTCCGAATGAGTTCTATAAGAAAGTACGCGGCGAGTTTTCGCTTGATCTGGATTTTGAAACTTTCAGCGGTTTGTGGTGCGATATTTTTCTGCCTATGCCGGGGATGGAGGGGCTTGTTTATGACTTAAAAAACAAAACCGCTCTCGGGCTCCTCTCTGACACAGACCCTTTGCACTGGAACCACCTACGGAGCACATACCCGCATGTGGCGGCGATAGATAAGCCCACTCTCAGCTATGAAATCGGTTTCGGCAAGCCGGAGAAACAGTGCTATCTCGCCGCGGCCGCCAATGTCGGCAAACCGCCTGAAAAGTGTTTGTTTATCGACGACCTGCCGGCAAACGTTGAGGGTGCAATAGCAACCGGCATGAAATCTGTTCAGTTTCAGTCAGCCGAGCAAATACGCTGCGTACTTGAAGATTACAGGATACTCTAA